A genomic segment from Phalacrocorax aristotelis chromosome 16, bGulAri2.1, whole genome shotgun sequence encodes:
- the CDC42EP4 gene encoding cdc42 effector protein 4, with translation MPILKQLVSNSAHSKRRSRADLTAEMISAPLGDFRHTMHVGRAGDAFGDTSFLTSKAGEPGLEAGEEPSASKPSLLSRRFRSSKRSQSVTRGDRRDMLGSLRDSALFVKNAVSLPQLNEKEVDRSAGQLPKSLSSSPVKKLPEEVSPEEQQRPNGATAGPLSPGLDERDFGDITELPVVAAKSGVGMKHAESIMSFHIDLGPSMLGDVLSIMDKEQWEQDEDPEVEESREEEVAAALPGSPVAAAAPPSQSPSRSTNAPCPRDSSSVSSCTSGPEERSPVPGPPSHRGPPKRPDKEFSFADEDDDEIRV, from the coding sequence ATGCCGATCCTCAAGCAACTCGTCTCCAACTCTGCCCACTCCAAGCGGCGCTCGCGGGCCGACCTGACGGCTGAGATGATCAGCGCACCGCTGGGGGACTTCCGCCACACCATGCAcgtggggcgggcgggggaCGCCTTCGGGGACACCTCCTTCCTCACCAGCAAGGCTGGGGAGCCAGGGCTGGAGGCGGGCGAGGAGCCGAGCGCTTCCAAACCCAGCCTGCTCTCCCGCCGCTTCCGCAGCAGCAAGCGCTCACAGTCGGTGACGCGAGGTGACCGGCGGGACATGCTGGGTTCGCTGAGGGACTCGGCCCTCTTTGTGAAGAATGCCgtctccctgccccagctcaaTGAGAAGGAGGTGGACAGGAGCGCGGGGCAACTGCCCAAGAgcctctcctccagccccgTCAAGAAGCTGCCTGAGGAAGTGAGCCCCGAAGAGCAGCAGCGCCCGAACGGGGCGACCGCTGGGCCGCTGAGCCCTGGCTTGGATGAGCGTGACTTCGGGGACATCACGGAGCTGCCCGTTGTGGCAGCCAAGAGCGGGGTGGGCATGAAGCACGCCGAGTCCATCATGTCCTTCCACATTGACCTGGGGCCCTCCATGCTTGGGGATGTCCTGAGCATCATGGATAAGGAGCAGTGGGAGCAGGATGAAGACCCCGAGGTGGAAGAGAGCCGCGAGGAGGAGGTGGCTgccgccctgcccggctccCCGGTGGCAGCGGCAGCCCCTCCAAGCCAGAGCCCATCCCGCAGCACCAATGCCCCGTGCCCCAGGGACAGCAGTTCAGTGTCCAGCTGCACCTCAGGGCCGGAGGAGCGCAGCCCCGTCCCTGGGCCACCGAGCCACCGGGGCCCCCCAAAACGCCCTGACAAGGAGTTCTCATTCGCTGACGAAGACGACGATGAGATCAGAGTATAA